AACTTTTTGAATGACATGCTGAATGCTTGATAAACGAACATAAAAGGAATGATGACAACTCCCACATCATATGGATATAACTGCGGATTTAAATATGGAGTGAGCCTGACTGGATATGTCCAAACCATTGCGTTGCTTCCGATAGAATCAAGGAAGATGGCTGTTACTCCATAGAACAAGCCGAACGCTGTATTTTCAATCAGCCTCGTTTTATCGACCCGCACCCACCAGATTATAGCCGGGACAATGGATAGAACCACCAAAAACCACCATTTATAAGTCAGGAAGTTATTCTCATGCCAGTACGTCCTTAATACCTTATGGTACTTGGCTTCCGCTTCTAATAGTTCCTGAAGTGATATGGAGCTTAGAATCAGCAGATGTTCATTCAATTGGTATCCAATTGCACCCAAAATTGAAAAAAGCACAAAATCACACCCTTTGTATATAGAGTGTGATTTTTGCTACTTAATATGTAAAATCAAGTAAGTTTTTGATGTTTTATTTCTTTATATTTCGTGATGAGCTGATCCGGCTTTGCATTAGTAAAGAAGGAATACACCCCTCTTGTCGTATGAAGATAAAGGAATCCTGTCATGCCTGACATTTTCTTGAATGTAATATCCAAAATATCACGCAAATAAAAAACGTCAGAAGCTGTGGTAATCCTGTCATTATACATTTGCATCAATTGTTCGTACTCTTCATAAACTTGTTCATTATCTTCAATTCTTCGATCCACTTTCAAGTATCTATGTGAACAAAGCATACACAGCTTCCTCCCTTCTGATCAAAATCCTACCTAATTTATTTTACTCATGTTGTTTAACAATAACCAATATATTTAACAATGGTAACAGGTCTTCTTAAAAAGGGGGAGTTCTTTGAAATGCATTGGTGAACTTTTGGACCCGGATAAGTATCATGTCAATGGGAGAATAGCGATTATCGAAAATAAGGAGGCCGTGTTAAAGGTATTTGGTTTTAAAAGTGGAAAATGGCTTGATCTATGGGATATCGACTCTCGAATCCTGACATTGTTTTATAAATCCTATGAAGAAGAATTTGATTGGTTCATTGTTGTTTATGATTACCAGGCTTTCTGTGATGACAGTGATATAAAAGAAGCGATCATATGGCACGAAATCGGCCATATTGAATACCCTGTTCCGGAACATCAGATGAGCATTGAAAGTGAAATCCAATGTGATCGGCTTGCAATCCAAAATGGACATATGGCTGGAGTCAGTAAAATACTCAATCTTACTATGAAAATGGCATCATCACTTAACCATGAAATTTTAACTCATATTACCCTGCAAAGGCAATTGGAACTGCCTGGATGAAACTATATTTCATTATTCTAGATTTACCCGTTTCCAATCACTACAATCGAAAGAAAAAGAAAGAAGTCCCAAAAACACTTTGGGACTTCCTTTTACATCAGCCCGTATTCCTTAATCCTGCAGCAACACCGCTGATTGTTAATAATACCTGAGTCAATAATTCATCGTCTG
This portion of the Mesobacillus sp. S13 genome encodes:
- a CDS encoding CBO0543 family protein yields the protein MLFSILGAIGYQLNEHLLILSSISLQELLEAEAKYHKVLRTYWHENNFLTYKWWFLVVLSIVPAIIWWVRVDKTRLIENTAFGLFYGVTAIFLDSIGSNAMVWTYPVRLTPYLNPQLYPYDVGVVIIPFMFVYQAFSMSFKKFFVATGVLSLFLAFIAEPFMVYLDIYKEITWKHIYSFPIYWLIGIMCWVIIKKFKSYST